The region TTCGTCGCCCCGCAGATTCAGCCCGGTGACATGGAAAGCCTGCGCGCCCAAGGCATCACCCGCATTCTGTGCAACCGCCCCGATGCGGAAGTGCCGCCCAGCCACCAAGCCGCCGCCATGCGCGAAGCGGCTGAGGCGGCAGGCATCGCCTTTGCCGAACAGCCCCTGACCCATCAGACCATGACCCCCGATGTCATTGCCAACAACCGCGCCCTTGGCGTCGATACGAACGATACCGTGCTGGCCTATTGCGCCTCCGGCACCCGTTCGACCATCGCTTGGGCCTTGGGCCAAGCTGGTGAGATGGACAGTGACGCGATCATCGAAGCGGCGCGTCAGGGGGGCTATGACCTTGAAAACATGCGCCCTATGCTGGGGCAGAGCTACAGCTAAGGCTGCGTATCGGCCCCGACCACGGGGCCGACCGCTGGGCCGGTGTCTTTTGCAGGCGGTGCCAGAACGCTCTGCGGCAATTGCACCCGGAACGCCGTGCCGGGCACATTCCGCAAAAAGCTGATCTCGCCGCCTAAGCGACACATGATCTCGCGACAGATTGCAAGGCCAAGCCCCGCGCCATCGCCCTCCCTCGTGATGCGCGAAAATTTCTCGAAAATCAGTGCCTCTGATCCTGCGTCGATCCCATGGCCGTTGTCGACAAAATCGATCACCAGCCCCTGCGCCGTGACCTGTGCCGAGATCACCAGTTGCGGGGTCTCAGCTGCGCAGTATTTGCGGGCGTTGGTGACGAGGTTGATAAAGACCTGCACCAGCCGGTCGAGGTCACTCGTCAAAGTGATATTTTCTGCCTGAGCATCGCGCAGCACCACAAGCGGGCGCGTGGCCCCGGCCTGCGCCGTGGTCACCGCCAGATCGAGCAGGTCGCGCAGGTTGCCCTCCCGCTGGTTCAGCGTCACCTGCCCGTTCTCCA is a window of Sulfitobacter sp. W027 DNA encoding:
- a CDS encoding TIGR01244 family sulfur transferase: MDIRQITPRYFVAPQIQPGDMESLRAQGITRILCNRPDAEVPPSHQAAAMREAAEAAGIAFAEQPLTHQTMTPDVIANNRALGVDTNDTVLAYCASGTRSTIAWALGQAGEMDSDAIIEAARQGGYDLENMRPMLGQSYS